One window from the genome of Terriglobia bacterium encodes:
- a CDS encoding TonB family protein, which yields MFETLDQTSRSDIAKRLVGLVISLVAHVVVIIIIVILPLVFFNVLPESELLTFLIAPPPPPPPPPPPPPPPSPTKLAPVQKVTVDPTKFEAPTAIPKEIPPPVDEPPVVGVSGVIGGISGGIVGGLAGGTAGGVAGGILGGVPPPPPPPPPPRPKKMEPMRVGGNVQESKILRRIDPVYPELAKRARVEQMVMLEVNVDEEGNVSGVRVVKGHPLLDAAAVEAVKQWKYSPTLLNGEPVPVIATVTVIFKLGK from the coding sequence ATGTTTGAAACCTTAGATCAAACCAGTCGCTCGGATATAGCAAAGCGTCTTGTGGGGCTCGTCATTTCCCTGGTGGCCCACGTGGTAGTGATTATCATCATCGTGATCTTGCCGCTGGTGTTTTTTAATGTGCTGCCGGAAAGCGAACTGCTGACGTTCCTGATTGCACCGCCGCCGCCACCGCCGCCGCCACCGCCGCCGCCGCCACCACCTTCGCCGACCAAACTTGCTCCGGTGCAGAAGGTGACCGTGGATCCTACCAAGTTTGAGGCGCCGACCGCGATCCCGAAAGAGATTCCACCGCCAGTCGATGAGCCCCCGGTCGTGGGGGTCAGCGGAGTGATCGGGGGCATCTCGGGTGGCATAGTCGGAGGCCTTGCCGGGGGAACTGCGGGTGGAGTAGCAGGCGGCATTCTGGGAGGTGTTCCGCCGCCGCCACCGCCGCCGCCACCGCCGCGCCCAAAGAAGATGGAGCCAATGCGCGTGGGTGGAAACGTCCAGGAATCAAAGATCCTCCGCAGGATCGATCCTGTCTATCCGGAACTCGCCAAGCGCGCGCGCGTCGAGCAGATGGTCATGCTTGAGGTCAACGTCGACGAAGAGGGCAATGTTTCCGGCGTCCGGGTGGTAAAAGGCCATCCGCTTCTGGACGCGGCAGCTGTCGAGGCAGTCAAGCAATGGAAGTATTCTCCCACACTGTTGAACGGAGAACCCGTCCCGGTCATCGCGACTGTGACGGTTATTTTCAAACTAGGCAAATAA
- the secF gene encoding protein translocase subunit SecF produces the protein MASATGSNDPANGLLLVGWESRRSGNNWELGVEILKNVSIDWLGKKWYFFGLSWVLLALGIIGWFYHGGRNGGFALGIDFRGGTVVNLKFNQPPDVELIRKALKPETVGATIIQRLGNLNENRVMVRMETVFGAGQNVDAGHKELEALLRQSFDAEHVNSTLADFNNVGIETVTKALLDGDPDGLRSQSRTAEETQTHYRDLATAMVNYRTTVGNGIVGTLADLRAVPGVNAPVLATMSKAFYAGPFAAVGTRSVGAVVGTDLRNRAALAVGLSFLGMLVYIGFRFKPIYGVGAIVALFHDILITLGLFALTQKEISLTVIAALLTLTGYSVNDTIVVFDRVRENLRTMRKDPLARVLNLSINQTLSRTIMTSGMTFLSVFALLVFGGEVLSGFSFALTVGIIIGTYSSIAIASPIVEWWYRAAEQKAKRKAA, from the coding sequence TTGGCGAGCGCAACGGGGTCCAACGATCCGGCGAATGGATTATTGCTGGTCGGTTGGGAGTCCCGGCGCTCCGGTAACAATTGGGAGTTGGGAGTGGAAATCCTCAAGAATGTCTCAATCGACTGGTTGGGCAAGAAGTGGTACTTCTTCGGGCTGTCATGGGTCCTGCTCGCGCTGGGGATAATCGGCTGGTTCTACCATGGTGGAAGAAATGGGGGATTTGCCCTGGGGATCGATTTCAGGGGCGGCACGGTCGTCAATCTGAAATTCAACCAGCCCCCCGATGTGGAGCTGATCCGTAAGGCGCTGAAGCCGGAGACGGTAGGAGCGACCATCATTCAGCGTCTGGGCAATCTCAACGAAAACAGGGTTATGGTTCGCATGGAGACGGTTTTCGGAGCAGGGCAGAACGTGGATGCAGGCCACAAGGAGCTCGAGGCTTTGCTGCGGCAGAGTTTCGATGCGGAGCATGTCAATTCGACCCTGGCCGACTTTAACAATGTCGGCATTGAGACGGTCACGAAGGCTCTGCTGGATGGAGACCCGGATGGCCTGAGGAGCCAGAGCAGGACTGCCGAGGAAACACAGACGCATTATCGCGACCTAGCAACCGCCATGGTCAACTATCGCACTACGGTCGGGAACGGCATCGTCGGCACGCTGGCCGATCTGAGAGCCGTTCCGGGCGTGAACGCGCCAGTCTTGGCGACGATGAGCAAGGCGTTTTATGCGGGGCCTTTTGCGGCAGTCGGCACTCGGAGCGTCGGCGCGGTCGTGGGTACGGACCTGCGCAACCGCGCGGCCTTGGCTGTGGGACTCTCTTTCCTGGGGATGCTGGTCTACATCGGCTTTCGGTTCAAGCCGATCTATGGAGTGGGCGCGATCGTTGCCCTGTTTCACGACATCCTCATCACGCTCGGCCTGTTCGCGCTCACTCAGAAGGAAATCTCGCTGACCGTGATTGCAGCCCTGCTCACGCTGACGGGCTACTCGGTCAATGACACCATCGTTGTGTTCGACCGCGTCCGGGAGAATCTCAGGACGATGCGCAAAGACCCACTGGCGCGCGTCCTCAACCTGAGCATCAACCAGACGCTCTCGCGAACGATCATGACGTCGGGGATGACGTTTTTGTCCGTGTTCGCCCTGCTCGTTTTCGGCGGGGAGGTGCTGAGCGGCTTTTCGTTCGCCCTGACGGTAGGAATTATCATCGGCACCTATTCGAGCATCGCGATTGCATCGCCGATCGTGGAGTGGTGGTATCGAGCGGCGGAGCAAAAGGCGAAGCGCAAGGCAGCCTGA
- a CDS encoding biopolymer transporter ExbD codes for MAKHISTGKVTSDINVTPMADIMLVLLIIFMITTPLLQSGITVNLPKAKNPLEAPDAESKDATVVALDRQGRIFLGKIQTTETALMEALQKKFSGGEINKVMYLKADTSVLYGRVVEVVNKCRETGVERIGLMTEKEK; via the coding sequence GTGGCTAAACACATATCGACTGGAAAGGTCACCAGCGACATCAATGTCACGCCTATGGCCGACATTATGCTGGTGTTGCTGATCATTTTCATGATCACCACCCCTCTCCTGCAGTCCGGTATTACGGTGAATCTTCCCAAAGCCAAGAACCCGCTCGAAGCGCCGGACGCGGAATCCAAGGATGCCACCGTGGTAGCTTTGGACCGCCAGGGACGCATTTTCCTGGGAAAAATTCAGACTACCGAAACAGCGCTCATGGAGGCCTTGCAGAAGAAGTTCAGCGGGGGGGAGATCAACAAGGTCATGTACCTGAAGGCTGATACCTCGGTCCTTTATGGACGTGTCGTAGAGGTCGTGAACAAGTGCCGTGAGACCGGCGTCGAGAGGATCGGCCTGATGACGGAGAAGGAAAAATAG
- a CDS encoding MotA/TolQ/ExbB proton channel family protein, with protein MGVVAKVVVGILAIMSAYSISVMIERWLTYRQARKQSRIFTPAVAECLKEGKIDEAIALGEQNNKSHLAKVLISGLHELQAHSRSKDIPGESIESAKRALDRATAIGISDLKRGLGGLATIGSTAPFVGLFGTTVGIINAFQGMKTEETAGIAAVAGGIAEALVTTAFGLFVAVPAVWAFNAFTNKIETFTIEMDNSSSELIDYFLKKRGQIGG; from the coding sequence ATGGGCGTGGTCGCCAAAGTCGTGGTAGGCATCCTTGCCATCATGTCGGCCTACTCGATCAGTGTGATGATCGAAAGATGGCTTACCTATCGTCAGGCGCGCAAGCAATCGCGGATATTCACCCCGGCCGTGGCTGAGTGCCTGAAGGAAGGGAAAATCGATGAGGCGATTGCTCTCGGCGAGCAGAACAACAAGAGCCACCTGGCCAAGGTTCTGATCTCCGGGCTGCATGAGCTGCAGGCTCACTCCAGAAGCAAGGACATTCCGGGCGAGAGCATCGAGTCGGCAAAGAGAGCACTGGATCGCGCTACTGCCATCGGTATCTCGGACCTGAAGCGGGGCCTGGGGGGGCTGGCAACGATCGGCTCGACGGCACCCTTCGTGGGCCTGTTCGGAACGACGGTCGGCATCATCAACGCATTCCAGGGCATGAAAACCGAGGAAACTGCAGGTATCGCGGCTGTGGCCGGCGGTATTGCGGAGGCGCTCGTGACAACCGCTTTCGGGTTGTTCGTGGCCGTTCCCGCGGTGTGGGCATTCAATGCCTTCACAAACAAGATCGAAACCTTTACGATCGAAATGGATAATTCCTCTTCGGAATTGATCGACTACTTCCTCAAGAAACGGGGTCAGATCGGTGGCTAA
- a CDS encoding biopolymer transporter ExbD, translating into MSMAVGTNVGPKSDINITPYIDILLVLLIIFMVITPTKQLDLEVKVPQPPPQSDKPVPPPPGVIVVSMSETAQLAINQETVTFGELGPKLLEIYSARANKNMFISASAKLPYGDVVKIIDIAKGAGVIDVGLLTSEEVR; encoded by the coding sequence ATGTCCATGGCGGTTGGTACTAATGTGGGACCGAAGTCGGATATCAATATCACACCGTACATCGATATCCTGCTCGTGCTTCTTATCATTTTCATGGTCATAACCCCGACCAAACAGCTGGATCTGGAGGTAAAGGTGCCGCAGCCCCCGCCGCAGTCCGATAAGCCGGTACCTCCGCCCCCGGGAGTGATCGTGGTGTCCATGTCGGAAACCGCTCAACTCGCTATCAACCAGGAGACGGTTACCTTTGGTGAACTGGGGCCGAAGCTCCTGGAGATCTATAGCGCCCGGGCGAACAAGAATATGTTTATCAGCGCGAGTGCCAAGCTTCCCTATGGCGACGTGGTCAAGATCATCGACATCGCCAAAGGCGCAGGTGTCATCGACGTTGGGCTGCTGACTTCCGAGGAAGTACGCTAG